Proteins encoded in a region of the Elaeis guineensis isolate ETL-2024a chromosome 7, EG11, whole genome shotgun sequence genome:
- the LOC105035456 gene encoding histone-lysine N-methyltransferase ASHR2, with the protein MGGNVNRRKEPPMASVAPSEPLVKVAELPGRGRALVTARPIKPGDVLLSDSSLLLYPATLPSSAAFPFCSHCFRSLRSTATSSTAFAGGGPLPCPSCASLSLFCSPRCLSLAMTSSHPSWLCHSLLRLPSLPADLHAPALFLLAAYNLAAFSPSDFLRLLSLEGALPAAPEAAALHSFVASLLPQPFPSGFSPELTAALLTKDKRNAFGLMEPFREEDAGDRRVRAYGIYPNASFFNHDCLPNACRFDYVDGDGDRNTDIVVRAIHDIPEGREVCLSYFPVNWSYAERQRRLVEDYGFQCECDRCQVEKNWKGDEEVESMEEEEEEEEEGGEGMETLEEENNEGGDGDGDFPHAYFFVRYLCDRENCGGTLAPLPPSPHGTLSNVMECNVCGQLRAEDSIDEHVAEDGDGIMNDE; encoded by the coding sequence ATGGGAGGCAACGTCAATCGAAGAAAGGAACCCCCCATGGCTTCGGTGGCGCCTTCGGAACCCTTGGTGAAGGTAGCCGAGCTCCCCGGCCGTGGGCGGGCTCTCGTCACCGCGCGCCCCATCAAGCCCGGCGACGTCCTCCTCTCCGACTCCTCCCTCCTCCTTTATCCCGCCACCCTCCCTTCCTCCGCCGCCTTCCCCTTCTGCTCCCACTGCTTCCGCTCCCTCCGCTCCACCGCCACCTCCTCCACCGCCTTCGCCGGAGGCGGCCCCCTTCCGTGCCCATCCTGCGCCTCGCTCTCGCTCTTCTGCTCCCCCCGCTGCCTCTCCCTCGCCATGACTTCCTCCCACCCTTCCTGGCTCTGCCACTCCCTCCTCCGCCTCCCCTCCCTCCCCGCCGACCTCCACGCCCCCGCTCTCTTCCTCCTCGCCGCCTACAATCTCGCTGCCTTCTCCCCGTCCGACTTTCTTCGGCTTCTCTCCCTCGAGGGCGCCCTCCCCGCCGCCCCCGAGGCCGCCGCCCTCCATTCCTTCGTCGCCTCCCTCCTTCCCCAGCCCTTCCCCTCAGGCTTCTCGCCGGAGCTCACCGCCGCGCTCCTCACAAAGGATAAAAGGAACGCCTTTGGCCTGATGGAGCCGTTCCGGGAGGAGGACGCCGGCGATAGGAGAGTGAGGGCTTATGGGATCTACCCTAATGCCTCCTTCTTCAACCATGACTGCCTTCCGAATGCTTGCAGATTCGATTATGTCGATGGGGATGGGGATCGGAACACTGACATTGTGGTGAGAGCTATCCATGACATCCCAGAAGGGAGGGAGGTGTGCTTGAGTTATTTCCCTGTTAATTGGAGCTACGCTGAGAGGCAGAGGAGGCTGGTGGAGGACTATGGGTTCCAGTGCGAGTGCGATAGGTGTCAGGTGGAGAAGAATTGGAAGGGTGATGAGGAGGTGGAGagcatggaggaggaggaggaggaggaggaggagggaggtGAAGGGATGGAGACTTTGGAGGAAGAGAATAATGAGGGAGGAGATGGAGATGGGGATTTTCCTCATGCCTATTTCTTTGTGAGGTATCTGTGTGATAGGGAGAACTGTGGAGGGACATTGGCCCCTCTGCCACCATCACCTCATGGTACACTGTCGAATGTAATGGAGTGCAATGTCTGTGGCCAGTTGAGGGCAGAAGACAGCATTGATGAACATGTTGCTGAAGATGGTGATGGCATTATGAACGATGAATGA